A single region of the Gasterosteus aculeatus chromosome 1, fGasAcu3.hap1.1, whole genome shotgun sequence genome encodes:
- the trim59 gene encoding tripartite motif-containing protein 59 — translation MDKLEEDLTCSVCYALFSDPRVLPCSHTFCKACLDNLLRLSTNYSIWRPLRLPLKCPNCRSVVELPPMGVDSLPTNVSLRAIVEKYQSDGAPPQPSCQEHHRQPLNMYCVQDRQLICGLCLTVGQHQGHPIDDLQAAFIREKQTPSQLLARLSEQRWAQVCELGEQLEQEKARCEGLVRQDRQEVNQFFQTLEAVLARKRHAYLEALEKAGAEVSGAYDPLIRRVKALQEEQLDLVSLGSSVEEEDSPLVFLEQVHMFRERVEEFIKAPLPSVINLSVTPRAAEHLQQHWPAVTIGSLEEAPVPKVCCCSRCGAAEACAPADGEGRDRIDGRAQHRLRELLLPLGLLLLLLLAAAAWAEPVGFPLLSQSSQLVHGLSSELMTSVCETAGSAYAVLQVAVDGWSSRLCSVGEELDALFKSLTSH, via the exons ATGGACAAACTAGAGGAGGACCTGACGTGCTCCGTGTGCTACGCTCTGTTCTCTGACCCGCGTGTGCTGCCGTGCTCTCACACCTTCTGTAAGGCCTGTCTGGACAACCTGCTCCGGCTGTCCACCAACTACTCCATCTGGCGTCCGCTGCGGCTGCCGCTCAAGTGCCCCAACTGCCGCAGCGTGGTCGAGCTGCCCCCGATGGGCGTGGACTCTCTGCCCACCAACGTGTCGCTGCGGGCCATCGTCGAGAAA TACCAGAGCGACGGCGCGCCGCCACAGCCTTCCTGCCAGGAGCACCACAGGCAGCCTCTGAACATGTACTGCGTCCAGGATCGGCAGCTGATCTGCGGGCTGTGTCTGACTGTCGGGCAGCACCAGGGCCACCCCATAGACGACCTCCAGGCAGCTTTCATCAGGGAGAAACAGACGCCATCGCAACTGCTGGCCAGACTCTCTGAGCAGAGATGGGCACAG GTGTGTGAGCTGggggagcagctggagcaggagaaggcGCGCTGCGAGGGTCTGGTGAGGCAGGACCGGCAGGAGGTCAATCAGTTCTTCCAGACGCTGGAGGCGGTGCTGGCCAGGAAGAGACACGCCTACCTGGAGGCCCTGGAGAAAGCTGGCGCCGAGGTGTCCGGGGCTTACGACCCGCTCATACGCAGAGTGAAGGCCCTGCAG GAAGAGCAGTTGGACCTGGTGTCCTTGGGTTCGTCcgtagaggaggaggactccCCGCTGGTCTTCCTGGAGCAGGTTCACATGTTcagagagagggtggaggagttCATTAAAGCCCCGCTGCCCTCGGTGATAAACCTCTCCGTCACGCCGCGTGCAGCGGAgcacctgcagcagcactgGCCCGCCGTAACCATCGGGAGCCTGGAGGAGGCGCCCGTCCCGAaggtgtgctgctgctcccGATGCGGCGCCGCGGAGGCCTGTGCACCAGCCGACGGCGAGGGGAGGGATCGGATCGACGGCCGGGCGCAGCACCGGCTGCGTGAGCTTCTGTTGCCgctggggctgctgctgctgttgctgctggcaGCGGCGGCGTGGGCGGAGCCGGTCGGATTCCCGCTGCTCTCCCAGTCGAGTCAGCTGGTCCACGGGCTGAGCAGCGAGCTGATGACGTCGGTCTGTGAGACGGCGGGGTCGGCGTACGCGGTGCTGCAAGTCGCCGTCGATGGGTGGAGCTCTCGCCTCTGCTCAGTGGGCGAGGAGCTGGACGCCTTATTTAAAAGTCTGACGTCTCACTGA
- the smc4 gene encoding structural maintenance of chromosomes protein 4 isoform X1, giving the protein MPSKTAKSSTAKPRGKGSQPRDDSGDELDGTPQETDPNGREDARPTTDSSGGEAVDNRSLEEILGSIPPPPPPAMTNEPGAPRLMITHLVNRNFKSYQGEQILGPFHKRFSCIIGPNGSGKSNVIDSMLFVFGYRAQKIRSKKLSVMIHSSDKHKDVQSCTVEVHFQKIIDKEGDEYEVIPSSKFYVSRTANKDNSSAYHINGKKATFKEVGALLRSHGIDLDHNRFLILQGEVEQIAMMKPKGQTEHDEGMLEYLEDIIGSCRLKDPIQTLSRRIELLNEQRGEKLNRVKLVEKEKNSLEGEKNKAVEFLTLENDIFKHKSQLCQYYVHDLQKRIVDKEQEKQKILEDTKELTEKNAKISQETEKMNQELKNVEKKQNKLNKYIETQKEKFTQLDLQDVEVREKIKHSKSKNKKLQKQLEKDKEKLEEVCGVPASSEKAISEATARKEELEKQKVKEEKKLEAVMESLKEETSGLQQDKESKEKELMELSKAVNETRSRMDLAQSELDIYLSRHNTALTQLNTAKQTLQTTSDTLRERRAAIKDLEVKIPQKEQELKKDEVALEQLMKTDSETREVVSEIRQKVDEAKSSLSSNRSRGRVLDALMQQKKSGRIPGIFGRLGDLGAIEEKYDVAISSSCGALDNIVVDTIDTAQKCVMFLKEQNIGFATFIGLDKMKVWERNMAPIRTPGDCPRLFDMVRVKDENVRPAFYFALRDTLVAEDMEQATRMAFQKERRWRVVTLKGQIIEMAGTMTGGGRALKGRMGSSIGAEVSQEELDRMESKLNEKVSKLHDCQEKKLQLEENVQQLRRALRDMKNTQEKYANSMASLADQEAHLKLQIKELEANVLAAAPDKAKQKQMEKSLEAFKKDYDAASSTAGKVENEVKRLHTLIVDINSHKLKAQQDKLDTVNRGLDDCSSTITKARVAIKTADRNLKKCEESVTRVEGEIEENDKSMTELTEQLKKLEDEAGEVMKACQEAEATLPEVQHQYQAVLKEIKVLQQQEHAMQEESLSVRLRVEQIETTMSEHSNKIKHWQKEASKLSLHTVEGEPAEGLPVLTAHELAQISNPNVIINKMMTLETKSAQMKPNLGAIAEYKKKEELYLQRVAQLDEITTERDQFKRGYEDLRKQRLNEFMTGFNMITNKLKENYQMLTQGGDAELELVDSLDPFSEGIMFSVRPPKKSWKKIFNLSGGEKTLSSLALVFALHHYKPTPLYFMDEIDAALDFKNVSIVACYIYEQTKNAQFIIISLRNNMFEIADRLIGIYKTHNTTKSVGINPKTIVFKEHGAVTA; this is encoded by the exons ATGCCCTCCAAAACTGCGAAGAGCTCCACTGCCAAGCCGAGAGGGAAAGGGTCGCAGCCCCGCGATGACTCCGGAGACGAGCTGGATGGAACCCCTCAAGAAACCGACCCCAACGGCCGGGAGGATGCACGGCCGACCACCG ATTCGTCCGGAGGGGAGGCGGTTGATAACCGAAGTTTGGAGGAGATTCTCGGCAGCATCCCTCCGCCCCCGCCCCCAGCGATGACCAATGAACCGGGCGCTCCCCGCCTGATGATAACACACTTAGTCAATCGCAATTTCAAGTCGTACCAAGGCGAGCAGATTCTGGGGCCCTTTCACAAG CGCTTTTCATGCATCATTGGTCCGAATGGCAGTGGGAAGTCCAATGTGATAGATTCGATGCTCTTTGTGTTTGGCTACAGAGCTCAAAAGATCAGATCAAAAAAGCTCTCAGTGATGATTCACAGCTCCGATAAACATAAAGATGTGCAAAGCTGTACTGTGGAGGTGCATTTTCAGAAGATAATTGATAAG GAAGGAGATGAATACGAAGTCATCCCAAGCAGCAAGTTCTATGTTTCCAGGACGGCAAACAAAGACAATTCTTCAGCCTACCATATCAATGGCAAAAAGGCCACATTTAAAGAGGTGGGGGCTTTACTCCGCAGCCATGGCATTGACCTGGACCACAACAGATTTCTGATCTTACAG ggcgaggtggagcagattGCCATGATGAAGCCTAAAGGACAGACGGAGCACGACGAGGGCATGCTGGAGTACCTGGAGGACATCATCGGCTCGTGTCGCCTCAAGGACCCGATCCAAACCCTGTCGCGCCGCATAGAGCTGCTCaatgagcagaggggagagaag CTAAACCGAGTGAAGCTagtggaaaaggagaagaattctttggagggagaaaagaacaaagctGTGGAGTTTCTCACTCTGGAAAATGACATCTTCAAACACAAGAGTCAGCTCTGCCAATATTATGT TCATGATTTGCAGAAGCGTATTGTAGATAaagagcaggagaagcagaagatcTTAGAGGACACCAAGGAACTAACTGAGAAAAATGCAAAGATATCACAAGAGACAGAGAAAATGAACCAAGAGCTCAAAAATGTGGAGAA GAAACAAAATAAACTCAACAAGTACATTGAGACCCAGAAGGAGAAGTTCACCCAGCTGGACCTCCAGGACGTTGAAGTGCGTGAGAAGATTAAGCACTCCAAGAGCAAGAACAAGAAACTGCAGAAGCAGCTGGAGAAGGACAAAGAAAAG CTGGAGGAAGTGTGCGGTGTACCAGCCAGCAGCGAAAAGGCCATCTCTGAGGCGACGGCTCGCAAGGAAGagctggagaagcagaaggtgaaggaagagaaaaaactCGAGGCGGTGATGGAGAGTCTCAAGGAGGAGACCAGCGGTTTGCAACAGGACAAAGAG TCCAAAGAGAAGGAGCTGATGGAGCTCAGTAAGGCTGTGAATGAGACCCGGTCCCGCATGGACCTGGCTCAGTCGGAGCTGGACATCTACCTCAGCCGCCACAACACCGCTCTGACGCAGCTCAACACGGCCAAGCAGACACTGCAGACCACTTCTGACACGCTGCGTGAGCGCCGTGCAGCCATCAAAGACTTGGAGGTCAAGATACCTCAGAAAGAACAGGAGCTCAAAAAG GATGAAGTAGCGCTGGAGCAGTTGATGAAGACGGATAGTGAGACCAGGGAGGTGGTGAGCGAAATTAGGCAGAAGGTGGATGAAGCAAAGAGCTCGCTGTCGTCCAACCGCAGTCGAGGAAGAGTCCTGGATGCCCTcatgcagcagaagaagagcggCAGAATCCCTGGAATCTTTGGAAGATTG GGAGACCTTGGAGCCATTGAGGAGAAGTATGATGTGGCCATTTCGTCTAGTTGTGGCGCCTTAGATAACATCGTCGTGGATACCATTGACACAGCTCAGAAATGTGTCATGTTCCTCAAAGAGCAAAACATTGGGTTTGCCACCTTCATTGGACTGGACAAG ATGAAGGTGTGGGAGAGGAACATGGCTCCCATTCGCACTCCGGGCGACTGCCCTCGTCTCTTTGACATGGTGCGTGTGAAAGATGAGAATGTGCGACCCGCTTTCTACTTTGCCCTGCGGGACACCCTGGTGGCCGAGGACATGGAGCAGGCCACCAGGATGGCCTTCCAGAAAGAGAGGCGCTGGAGAGTGGTCACCCTCAAGGGGCAGATCATCGAGATGGCTG GAACCATgaccggaggaggaagagcgttGAAGGGCAGGATGGGCTCCTCTATTGGTGCCGAGGTCTCTCAGGAGGAG CTCGACCGTATGGAGAGCAAGctgaatgagaaagtgtccaaGCTGCACGACTGCCAGGAGAAGAAGTTGCAGCTGGAAGAGAACGTCCAGCAGCTGCGACGAGCGCTCAGAGACATGAAGAACACCCAGGAGAAATATGCCAACAGCATGGCC AGTCTCGCTGATCAGGAAGCTCACTTGAAGCTCCAGATCAAGGAACTTGAGGCCAACGTGCTGGCTGCCGCCCcagacaaggcaaaacagaaacagatggAAAAGAGCCTGGAGGCCTTCAAGAAAG ACTATGACGCGGCGTCCAGCACGGCTGGGAAGGTGGAGAACGAGGTGAAAAGGCTCCACACCCTGATCGTAGACATCAACAGCCACAAGCTAAAGGCTCAGCAGGACAAGCTGGACACGGTCAACAGGGGCCTGGATGACTGCTCCTCCACCATAACCAAGGCCAGAGTGGCCATAAAGACAGCCGACCG CAACCTGAAGAAGTGTGAGGAGAGTGTGACTCGTGTGGAGGGTGAGATTGAGGAGAATGACAAATCCATGACTGAGCTCACTGAGCAACTGAAGAAACTGGAAGACGAGGCCGGGGAGGTCATGAAGGCCTGTCAGGAGGCGGAG GCCACACTCCCCGAGGTGCAGCACCAGTACCAGGCGGTGCTGAAGGAGATCaaggtcctgcagcagcaggagcacgcCATGCAGGAGGAGTCCCTCAGCGTCCGTCTGCGCGTCGAACAGATCGAGACCACCATGTCCGAGCACAGCAACAAGATCAAGCACTGGCAGAAAGAG GCCAGCAAGTTGTCCCTTCACACTGTTGAGGGAGAGCCAGCCGAGGGACTTCCTGTGCTTACGGCCCACGAACTCGCACAAATCTCCAATCCCAACGTCATCATCAACAAGATGATGACCCTGGAGACCAAGAGTGCCCAGATGAAGCCCAACCTGGGGGCCATTGCAGAGTACAAGAAGAAG gagGAGCTGTACCTGCAGCGTGTGGCTCAGCTGGACGAGATCACCACAGAGAGGGACCAGTTCAAACGCGGCTACGAGGACCTGCGCAAACAACGCCTCAACGAGTTCATGACCGGATTCAACATGATCACaaacaagctgaaggagaactaCCAGATGCTCACACAGGGTGGCGACGCGGAGCTGGAGCTCGTGGACAGTTTGGACCCCTTCTCAGAGGGAATCATGTTCAG tGTGCGTCCTCCGAAGAAGAGCTGGAAGAAAATCTTTAACCTGTCAGGAGGGGAGAAGACCCTGAGCTCCTTGGCCTTGGTGTTTGCCCTGCACCACTACAAGCCCACCCCGCTCTACTTCATGGATGAGATCGATGCCGCGCTCGACTTCAAGAACGTCTCCATTGTGGCCTGTTACATTTAT GAGCAAACAAAGAATGCTCAGTTCATCATCATCTCCCTGAGGAACAACATGTTCGAGATCGCTGATCGTCTCATCGGCATCTACAAAACTCACAACACCACCAAGAGCGTGGGAATCAACCCCAAGACCATCGTGTTCAAAGAGCACGGAGCCGTGACCGCGTAA
- the smc4 gene encoding structural maintenance of chromosomes protein 4 isoform X2, which produces MTNEPGAPRLMITHLVNRNFKSYQGEQILGPFHKRFSCIIGPNGSGKSNVIDSMLFVFGYRAQKIRSKKLSVMIHSSDKHKDVQSCTVEVHFQKIIDKEGDEYEVIPSSKFYVSRTANKDNSSAYHINGKKATFKEVGALLRSHGIDLDHNRFLILQGEVEQIAMMKPKGQTEHDEGMLEYLEDIIGSCRLKDPIQTLSRRIELLNEQRGEKLNRVKLVEKEKNSLEGEKNKAVEFLTLENDIFKHKSQLCQYYVHDLQKRIVDKEQEKQKILEDTKELTEKNAKISQETEKMNQELKNVEKKQNKLNKYIETQKEKFTQLDLQDVEVREKIKHSKSKNKKLQKQLEKDKEKLEEVCGVPASSEKAISEATARKEELEKQKVKEEKKLEAVMESLKEETSGLQQDKESKEKELMELSKAVNETRSRMDLAQSELDIYLSRHNTALTQLNTAKQTLQTTSDTLRERRAAIKDLEVKIPQKEQELKKDEVALEQLMKTDSETREVVSEIRQKVDEAKSSLSSNRSRGRVLDALMQQKKSGRIPGIFGRLGDLGAIEEKYDVAISSSCGALDNIVVDTIDTAQKCVMFLKEQNIGFATFIGLDKMKVWERNMAPIRTPGDCPRLFDMVRVKDENVRPAFYFALRDTLVAEDMEQATRMAFQKERRWRVVTLKGQIIEMAGTMTGGGRALKGRMGSSIGAEVSQEELDRMESKLNEKVSKLHDCQEKKLQLEENVQQLRRALRDMKNTQEKYANSMASLADQEAHLKLQIKELEANVLAAAPDKAKQKQMEKSLEAFKKDYDAASSTAGKVENEVKRLHTLIVDINSHKLKAQQDKLDTVNRGLDDCSSTITKARVAIKTADRNLKKCEESVTRVEGEIEENDKSMTELTEQLKKLEDEAGEVMKACQEAEATLPEVQHQYQAVLKEIKVLQQQEHAMQEESLSVRLRVEQIETTMSEHSNKIKHWQKEASKLSLHTVEGEPAEGLPVLTAHELAQISNPNVIINKMMTLETKSAQMKPNLGAIAEYKKKEELYLQRVAQLDEITTERDQFKRGYEDLRKQRLNEFMTGFNMITNKLKENYQMLTQGGDAELELVDSLDPFSEGIMFSVRPPKKSWKKIFNLSGGEKTLSSLALVFALHHYKPTPLYFMDEIDAALDFKNVSIVACYIYEQTKNAQFIIISLRNNMFEIADRLIGIYKTHNTTKSVGINPKTIVFKEHGAVTA; this is translated from the exons ATGACCAATGAACCGGGCGCTCCCCGCCTGATGATAACACACTTAGTCAATCGCAATTTCAAGTCGTACCAAGGCGAGCAGATTCTGGGGCCCTTTCACAAG CGCTTTTCATGCATCATTGGTCCGAATGGCAGTGGGAAGTCCAATGTGATAGATTCGATGCTCTTTGTGTTTGGCTACAGAGCTCAAAAGATCAGATCAAAAAAGCTCTCAGTGATGATTCACAGCTCCGATAAACATAAAGATGTGCAAAGCTGTACTGTGGAGGTGCATTTTCAGAAGATAATTGATAAG GAAGGAGATGAATACGAAGTCATCCCAAGCAGCAAGTTCTATGTTTCCAGGACGGCAAACAAAGACAATTCTTCAGCCTACCATATCAATGGCAAAAAGGCCACATTTAAAGAGGTGGGGGCTTTACTCCGCAGCCATGGCATTGACCTGGACCACAACAGATTTCTGATCTTACAG ggcgaggtggagcagattGCCATGATGAAGCCTAAAGGACAGACGGAGCACGACGAGGGCATGCTGGAGTACCTGGAGGACATCATCGGCTCGTGTCGCCTCAAGGACCCGATCCAAACCCTGTCGCGCCGCATAGAGCTGCTCaatgagcagaggggagagaag CTAAACCGAGTGAAGCTagtggaaaaggagaagaattctttggagggagaaaagaacaaagctGTGGAGTTTCTCACTCTGGAAAATGACATCTTCAAACACAAGAGTCAGCTCTGCCAATATTATGT TCATGATTTGCAGAAGCGTATTGTAGATAaagagcaggagaagcagaagatcTTAGAGGACACCAAGGAACTAACTGAGAAAAATGCAAAGATATCACAAGAGACAGAGAAAATGAACCAAGAGCTCAAAAATGTGGAGAA GAAACAAAATAAACTCAACAAGTACATTGAGACCCAGAAGGAGAAGTTCACCCAGCTGGACCTCCAGGACGTTGAAGTGCGTGAGAAGATTAAGCACTCCAAGAGCAAGAACAAGAAACTGCAGAAGCAGCTGGAGAAGGACAAAGAAAAG CTGGAGGAAGTGTGCGGTGTACCAGCCAGCAGCGAAAAGGCCATCTCTGAGGCGACGGCTCGCAAGGAAGagctggagaagcagaaggtgaaggaagagaaaaaactCGAGGCGGTGATGGAGAGTCTCAAGGAGGAGACCAGCGGTTTGCAACAGGACAAAGAG TCCAAAGAGAAGGAGCTGATGGAGCTCAGTAAGGCTGTGAATGAGACCCGGTCCCGCATGGACCTGGCTCAGTCGGAGCTGGACATCTACCTCAGCCGCCACAACACCGCTCTGACGCAGCTCAACACGGCCAAGCAGACACTGCAGACCACTTCTGACACGCTGCGTGAGCGCCGTGCAGCCATCAAAGACTTGGAGGTCAAGATACCTCAGAAAGAACAGGAGCTCAAAAAG GATGAAGTAGCGCTGGAGCAGTTGATGAAGACGGATAGTGAGACCAGGGAGGTGGTGAGCGAAATTAGGCAGAAGGTGGATGAAGCAAAGAGCTCGCTGTCGTCCAACCGCAGTCGAGGAAGAGTCCTGGATGCCCTcatgcagcagaagaagagcggCAGAATCCCTGGAATCTTTGGAAGATTG GGAGACCTTGGAGCCATTGAGGAGAAGTATGATGTGGCCATTTCGTCTAGTTGTGGCGCCTTAGATAACATCGTCGTGGATACCATTGACACAGCTCAGAAATGTGTCATGTTCCTCAAAGAGCAAAACATTGGGTTTGCCACCTTCATTGGACTGGACAAG ATGAAGGTGTGGGAGAGGAACATGGCTCCCATTCGCACTCCGGGCGACTGCCCTCGTCTCTTTGACATGGTGCGTGTGAAAGATGAGAATGTGCGACCCGCTTTCTACTTTGCCCTGCGGGACACCCTGGTGGCCGAGGACATGGAGCAGGCCACCAGGATGGCCTTCCAGAAAGAGAGGCGCTGGAGAGTGGTCACCCTCAAGGGGCAGATCATCGAGATGGCTG GAACCATgaccggaggaggaagagcgttGAAGGGCAGGATGGGCTCCTCTATTGGTGCCGAGGTCTCTCAGGAGGAG CTCGACCGTATGGAGAGCAAGctgaatgagaaagtgtccaaGCTGCACGACTGCCAGGAGAAGAAGTTGCAGCTGGAAGAGAACGTCCAGCAGCTGCGACGAGCGCTCAGAGACATGAAGAACACCCAGGAGAAATATGCCAACAGCATGGCC AGTCTCGCTGATCAGGAAGCTCACTTGAAGCTCCAGATCAAGGAACTTGAGGCCAACGTGCTGGCTGCCGCCCcagacaaggcaaaacagaaacagatggAAAAGAGCCTGGAGGCCTTCAAGAAAG ACTATGACGCGGCGTCCAGCACGGCTGGGAAGGTGGAGAACGAGGTGAAAAGGCTCCACACCCTGATCGTAGACATCAACAGCCACAAGCTAAAGGCTCAGCAGGACAAGCTGGACACGGTCAACAGGGGCCTGGATGACTGCTCCTCCACCATAACCAAGGCCAGAGTGGCCATAAAGACAGCCGACCG CAACCTGAAGAAGTGTGAGGAGAGTGTGACTCGTGTGGAGGGTGAGATTGAGGAGAATGACAAATCCATGACTGAGCTCACTGAGCAACTGAAGAAACTGGAAGACGAGGCCGGGGAGGTCATGAAGGCCTGTCAGGAGGCGGAG GCCACACTCCCCGAGGTGCAGCACCAGTACCAGGCGGTGCTGAAGGAGATCaaggtcctgcagcagcaggagcacgcCATGCAGGAGGAGTCCCTCAGCGTCCGTCTGCGCGTCGAACAGATCGAGACCACCATGTCCGAGCACAGCAACAAGATCAAGCACTGGCAGAAAGAG GCCAGCAAGTTGTCCCTTCACACTGTTGAGGGAGAGCCAGCCGAGGGACTTCCTGTGCTTACGGCCCACGAACTCGCACAAATCTCCAATCCCAACGTCATCATCAACAAGATGATGACCCTGGAGACCAAGAGTGCCCAGATGAAGCCCAACCTGGGGGCCATTGCAGAGTACAAGAAGAAG gagGAGCTGTACCTGCAGCGTGTGGCTCAGCTGGACGAGATCACCACAGAGAGGGACCAGTTCAAACGCGGCTACGAGGACCTGCGCAAACAACGCCTCAACGAGTTCATGACCGGATTCAACATGATCACaaacaagctgaaggagaactaCCAGATGCTCACACAGGGTGGCGACGCGGAGCTGGAGCTCGTGGACAGTTTGGACCCCTTCTCAGAGGGAATCATGTTCAG tGTGCGTCCTCCGAAGAAGAGCTGGAAGAAAATCTTTAACCTGTCAGGAGGGGAGAAGACCCTGAGCTCCTTGGCCTTGGTGTTTGCCCTGCACCACTACAAGCCCACCCCGCTCTACTTCATGGATGAGATCGATGCCGCGCTCGACTTCAAGAACGTCTCCATTGTGGCCTGTTACATTTAT GAGCAAACAAAGAATGCTCAGTTCATCATCATCTCCCTGAGGAACAACATGTTCGAGATCGCTGATCGTCTCATCGGCATCTACAAAACTCACAACACCACCAAGAGCGTGGGAATCAACCCCAAGACCATCGTGTTCAAAGAGCACGGAGCCGTGACCGCGTAA